Genomic DNA from Salvia miltiorrhiza cultivar Shanhuang (shh) chromosome 1, IMPLAD_Smil_shh, whole genome shotgun sequence:
GCACTGTAGAAATATCATGAAACTAAATTATTATCGGGAACTATTTCCTTAATCAACTCTAAAATCTGATCGAAACATCGCTCTGACATATTACTCTCATATTTTAAACTCATCAATTGAGCTATAAGAGATAGTTGGGTATGAGTTTTACAAACAGGCCACAACTCTCTATCTGCCGCCTTTAACATATCATATAAATGTTGGGTTGTTGGGTTTGGAGGTTCTTCTATTAAATCATCAACATTGTGAAATTGAGCAGTTGCTACATCCATCACCATCGTCTCATAACGATTTACTTCTCTATCTTGTTCAATGTTACAACTCGCCTACCAACATCAGGGACTTGCACTAACGCTTCACCATGCATCGTCCATATATGATATCTAGGGATGAAACCATTCTTTGCCAAATGAATCCTCACAGTATTTGGAGTATCAAATTTTTTATCCTTACATTTCGTATACGGGCgtttgattttattttcaatCATTAATTCTGGTCGAGAAGATGCATAATGGATAAATGACTaaacctaaaacacctctagattgacttgcaataggacaaggacactctagcaatggtaagttgacccaaagtcatctctcaaggaagatcttaaagggcttctaattgtatcacaagAAAGCGGTAAAGTTCGGATTGAAAACtgtaaattaaactaaagcttggATTTTAAACTTAACTTGAAACTTGAACTTAAGAATTAACTAGACGGAAAAGAATTGAACTAATGCGTGTAATTAAAACTTAAAGTAAAACTAAACTTAATAATTAACTAGGAGAAATTCAAATACTTAAACTTAAATAAATTACTAACCCTAGACAGAATTAAACGATTAAAGTGAAGGCGAGTTGAATTTAAACGCTACTATGCTAacaatttaaatacttgtaaatgaAAGGTTCTAATCTAGTTGACATAAAAGAAATcgcataattgaaagcaaaacataatttataacgaggcaaagaaattaaagtaaatacgaaataccataaaacgTCGCGAGGATGAAatcactgtcacttgattacaactcgaaACAGAAAAGTAAAGCAAAACGGAATTGAAAGCTAACTAGAACGAAAATCTCAAAAACTTGAAGAAcaatgaaaactcaaaaacccTAAGTGTTTTGGTTGCCTAAACGGAAGCTCAATAATTCCCAAAGGCAAAAGAAGTTGTTCTAACAAAGAACAATTGAGCCCTTTTTATAGACTACCGATCAACCCTAAAAACTCTTCAAAAACGGCCCATCAAAACTGGGCTTAAAAAATAAGCATCAAGGCAGCGTGCGCGCACAGGGAATTGCACTGGATAACTTGCTCGGCAAGTCATAgcagctctggcgagtatggcagagctggaagttagctctggaaagtgtATTCAGCTCTGGATAAGGAGATTGACAGCTCTGAAATAATGTTGGCGTAAGTagctctggagatggtcagctctggaGTTTTGGTCAGTTCTGGTACTCAGCTCTATCGACTCTGAAATTTAGCTCTGGCTTAGGtttgttagctctggctctggcacggGAAATCCACTCTGACGAATGGACTTCAGCTCTGTCAGCTTTAGCTCTGCACAGATGAATGCCAGCTATGTCGAGATTGGTCAGCTCTGTCAAGTTCAGTCCAGAGTATGCGCCGAGAGCTCTAAAAAGTATGATTCTgatccaaaatctccaacataGCACTCTTCATCCTATTATATCAAGATCTCCtacaaagcatcaaacaaacccataaacgcaccaacatccagaatatttaactcaaattAGCAccatcaaacccccaaaattaagaacaattaagcataaatcaataaatacttCCAATTCATCCATGAACTCATCTGTTAGACTACCTTGAGCATAACGCCTATACATCCACCCCCGATCTAAACTCATGTTCCTATTTCCTGCAttcatttattaataaaaatttagtTTAAAAAATAGATTTCAATTAATGATGATTTTAAGAATTAATTGGAAattaaagaaagaagaagattaAGCTTTGAAGAATAGATGAAggttaatatttgattttaagaatTAATTGGAAATTAAAGAATGATGAAGATTAAGATTTGAAGAATAGATGAAGTTTGGATGATGATTTTAAGAATTAATTGGAAATTAAACTCATGTTCTCTTGACTTCTTCTCTGCGTTTTGCAGCACTTCCCTGTACTTTCTACGGAGTATTAAATGCTCGCCAGTTTGTAGCTGTAATTGTagaaatgcatcaagattcgtgggacggcccaaaaagaaatatacatcaagattcgtgggacggaaggagtattacaTGTATGGCcgtttttattataataatttgacatgacatattaatattttttttagtgaataatctccataatttataaatatattatgtaaTAATTTctatatcttttttttatataaattataacgtTAAATAATATGGATCGAAATTCGACGGTTATAAATTATAACGTTAAATAAATTACCGAACTTGCCATTTTCAAATTCttgattgatgaaataaaactAAAGTCAATCGAGctgtctttttcctttttcttttattcttttcGTTGCTATTTTGTTGATAAGGAGTTGAATATAATGTATCCATATTAAATATTGGTATGTTGAAACATTCAAATATAGCCCAATCTTGTAGTTAGCCCAAAAAGCAAAGTCAGATCCAGGAAGCTTCTGGACTCCGTCTAATTGTGTAGCGGCGCCCCCATTGACATAATCCAATGCGTAAGCCCACAATCTACCATTTCCTATAAATTCAACAATTTCTCATCCTAAATCCTAATTTTCTCATTCTTCATAGGCGGATCAACCACACACAACTCAATGGGAAGAAGTATGTTTCTTGTCCTGCCACTAATTTTCTTAGATATTGGGTTACACTgaatataattatttgatttggaAACTAGATTTGACATGTTTTTTCTGCAATTTTGCTATAATCGGTCTCAATCATCAAGATAATTGTGAAGGAGCTTTGCTAAGATTTTAGGGGTTCTGGAATATTTTGTCATTAGCCTGAGAAAATGAATACGTATTGTTAATGAACCAGCTTGTATGTTCGTATATTCTTAGGTTTAGCTGTTCTTGCTTTAGTTTGAGTATTCAGAAGATGTAATTTAAGCTGACTTTTGGTTTTGGGTTATATAATCTTCAATTGAGTTTGTTAGCTCCGCCCttcttaatttaaatatgagaaTGTTGAGGGGTGAAATTTTGTAAACCTGCTTTCTTGCATTGCGCTACCTGATTCGCAGCCATGAATTTTTAGTTTGCATTTCTGTTACCACTTACCACATGTGTTTGAGCTTTCCCAATTTGATTGGAGATGTAATGATGTTTCTCTCGTTGGGAATTACATGAACTACTGCTAAATTGCATCAGTGAGTTAATTTGCATTTTTTGTGATCATTTTATTCGTAATTGTAATGTGCTGGATTCCTTTGTAGGGCCTGCAAGGTGTTACCGTCAAATCAAGAACAAGCCATATCCAAAATCGCGGTTCTGCCGTGGTGTTCCTGATCCCAAGATCAGGATCTATGATGTGGGTATGAAGAGGAAGGGTGTGGATGAATTCCCATTCTGCGTCCACTTGGTCAGTTGGGAGAAGGAAAACGTGTCGAGTGAGGCACTTGAAGCTGCACGTATTGCGTGCAACAAGTACATGACCAAGTTTGCTGGAAAGGATGCTTTCCACTTGAGGGTCAGGGTGCATCCCTTCCATGTTTTGCGTATTAACAAGATGTTGTCGTGTGCTGGAGCTGATAGGCTTCAGACCGGTATGAGGGGTGCTTTTGGCAAGCCTCAGGGTGTGTGCGCTCGTGTGGCCATTGGGCAGGTTCTTCTCTCTGTCCGCTGCAAAGACAACAACAGCCAGCACGCACAAGAGGCGCTGCGTCGTGCCAAGTTCAAGTTCCCTGGTCGTCAGAAGATCATTGTCAGCAGGAAGTGGTATTACTCTTAGTGCTTTGGTTT
This window encodes:
- the LOC131006556 gene encoding 60S ribosomal protein L10 isoform X1 translates to MGRRPARCYRQIKNKPYPKSRFCRGVPDPKIRIYDVGMKRKGVDEFPFCVHLVSWEKENVSSEALEAARIACNKYMTKFAGKDAFHLRVRVHPFHVLRINKMLSCAGADRLQTGMRGAFGKPQGVCARVAIGQVLLSVRCKDNNSQHAQEALRRAKFKFPGRQKIIVSRKWGFTKFNRSDYVRWKSENRIQPDGVNAKVCFLKLQLFFYSKMFMIFSLGCLFVDHVLFILGNFCSFWVVMGDWRTVNQEARF
- the LOC131006556 gene encoding 60S ribosomal protein L10 isoform X2; protein product: MGRRPARCYRQIKNKPYPKSRFCRGVPDPKIRIYDVGMKRKGVDEFPFCVHLVSWEKENVSSEALEAARIACNKYMTKFAGKDAFHLRVRVHPFHVLRINKMLSCAGADRLQTGMRGAFGKPQGVCARVAIGQVLLSVRCKDNNSQHAQEALRRAKFKFPGRQKIIVSRKWGFTKFNRSDYVRWKSENRIQPDGVNAKLLGCHGRLANRQPGSAFLTAV